The genomic interval AAGATAGCCGCTGCCAAGACTGTAGTGGCTGGTCATCATCAACTCAGGGTCTGCTGGATCAGCGATCCATACCAGCCCCAGTCCGGCCATAAACACCATACTCACTGGCAGCATTGAAGCCGCAATGATCATAAGCTTTTTAGGTGATGCATCGCGTACAAACCATAAGACCATACCAGCCAGCGCATACAACACCAGAATATCTCCACTAAATACCAGAGTGGCGTGCAATATTCCGAACATGAGCAGACCAAACATACGTCGCCAATAACGGTGATGAAATGCATATCCTTTTAGCTGGGCAGATTTTTGCTGAACAGTGACGCCCCAACCAAAAATAAAAGAGAACAAGATGAAAAACTTCAACTGCAAGAAAGCTTCAATCACAAAGGCGGCGAGTTTATCAATACCCGCTTCCGGTAATGCCATGACGCTTTGCGACGGAAGCGCCATAAATGGCACATTCACCACACAAATACCGATCAATGCCGCCATGCGGATGATATCCACCTCATGAGTTCGACTGATTGCCATTATTTTTCCTTAAATTATCTGAATGACTGGCAACAGTATGATCACAGGCGGGATCAAATAAGTGTCCGAGACTGCTCATCGGCCTGAGAAAATCTCGTAACGCTACTCCAGAACAGGAATCTGGAAAGCGAAAATTCCGCCCTCTTTCTCACTTCCTCCCAGTATCTGCTCGACCAAAAGCCCATCTGCAACAACGTCCAATCCACGCTGATCAGCAATCTGGAATAACCCTTCCAGGGCAGCCAGATAAGCAGCAGGAGTGGCAATTAATACCTCGCAGCACAGATAATGACCTTCCGGAAGAACCAGGTCATGCTGACTCACATCACCCGACCAATCACAAACGGTCGCCTCTATGAGTTGCCAGGAATGATTCAGCTGAGCGATCGGTGTGAGCACCATCAAGTTGCCAATGTCATCACCAAACTGATCATAGAGATCGTCCCAATCGGCACTTTTTACGCGAACAGTTCTGGCTGTCCGTTTGGGCAACCAAATCAACTCAGCGGGAATGGTTTCGGCGAGCAGCTCTTCAACAGCAGAGCCATCGGGACACTCACTGGGTTGTGCCAGCTTCATCAATAACTCACCAGTTTCTCGTGGTGTGCCATTAATCGCCATATTTTGAATGGCCCTGGCTGTAACACCCAGCTGTCGTTTAAGCGCCTTACCCATCGCCTGTGATGAAGAAAAACCACAATATTGTGCGATTTCGGTAACACTGAGGCGTTGGTTATTCAGTAAATGGTCAGTCGCTTTTTGCAGACGCAAACGACTGAGATAATGACCGGGGGTTTCATTAAACAACGATTTAAACTGGCGATGAAAATGTGCTGGCGAAATAGCACAATGACGGGCGATTTGTTCCCAGGTCCAGTTTTTCTCCAACTGCTCATTCATCATCACCAGCGCATTGGAAAAACGCTTTTTTAAATGACCTGGTAACGGCGCTAACAATACAACCTCCGGAACCAGCACATGGTGAGAACTATCTTTTCCTGTCATCTCATAAACCCAAGACAATACCAGTCAGCATCCTACGACAGCCAGCTGATGCAAACCAGACTACTGTGAAGATCCCTATGGTATTTTTGCGGTATATGATTTGGAAAAGATGATTTTGGAGTTGGTATCAACAAACGTTTGCAGACAGATCTGGACTGCGACGATCAGGTGATACTGAATGTTAAACACACTCATAAGACGTGCCAGTTAATGGTAGCCTGACGAATAAAATCCCCGGTCAGCCGGGGATTCCGAATTTCTCATACCAGACTATCAATAACTGTCTTTAGCCTACCAATTCCTTTACTTAAGAAGCCTCTGAAAAATGCCCTATTTTCATGCAGGATGTTATCAGCCCTTCTCCCACACCCTCATTACCGGTCTCCAGGCCGATCTTTACAAAGCTATAACTCTTCTATAGTTGTCCATGGCACACGTGCTGCCATCGTCTTGTGTAACACCTGTCAGTTCGTTCTTGGTGTTGTATTGGTAAGTGCTGGTCACCTCATCTTCTGTCTGCGTCAGGGTGTTGCTATTGTCATCGTAGGCGTAGTTGATACCACCGATTTGTATCTGTCGGTCAGTGTAAGCGGTCTGCACCCCATCCACAGTCTCATAGATCCGGTGACCAACTTTGTCGTACTGATAACTGGCTGAGCAGTCTTCATTGGTGGCATCACTGATCGTTTCTGTAGTGTAGTTACGCGGTAAGTTGGGTCATAAGCATTGTTGGTCGCCCCTCCATCCATCCAGCTCTGTAACCCTGGTACGGCGCCCGGTGGTATCCAGGGTTCGACCAGCGTGCCACTACCGTTGTGGGACTGCAGTTCGACCATACAATTCAGGTGATCATTGCCAAAGCCACTACATAACAGATAATTGCCGTTCAAGAAATCGATAAAAGCCTCACTCAGGCACAGCAATCTTCCGATATCACATTGGAAAAAGCCAAAGAAACGAACCAATCAGGTGACAGTGTTTCGGATATTGCGAAGGCACTGGATACTCTGGTGCATCGTTTTACGATTAATAAATAAACTCGATAAACACAGGGACAGTAAGATTTAACAGTGTTATGCGAAGCAACGCTGTCACTCATTGAGTGACATAGAATTCTCACAAGCTATTTTTATATGTAGACAATACGCAATTTTTATTTTGTTATGCAAAACAATAAGTTGCCTTAAAAAACGGAATAATAATTAGAGTTTCCTACCATTTAAAATGCATTATTTTAATAATGATGTATTTTTAATATAGAGATATAAATAAAAACAGGGGTAGGAAATGCAATGGCAGTAGAAAGCTCAAAACGCAATGTGTTATTCATAAAAATCGCAGCATGGATCGCACTTTTTCTTATCGTCATTATGGCCATGATCATCTACTTAGTGGTGACACTGTCATCTGAAAAATTAGAAAGTATGTCAATGCAACAGTTACAGTTAGTAGGCGAGGAAAAGGCCAAAGCCATCAACCGGGCAATGCAGCAGGTCATCAATTTTAACCAGACTGTAGCCGCCACACCGACAATCAAGGCGCTAGTAGAAAGCCAAATACATTCAGACGCTAACCCAGAACTAGCGAAGCAAGCTACCGATTATCTCAGTTCGATTTTTCCAGCGGATGATACGGATTATGAGAATATTTTTTTAGACGTTAAAAGCACTATCGTGGCAGACAGTGTGCGTGGCGCTTCTATTGGTTATGATATGACACCGGGCAATGAAAAAGGGCTCTATTCTGGCAACAAGGTCATGGCAACGGGCAAGCCTGTTATCGCAGACCCGCAACTTTCTCCCATTAGCCAAAAACAGATCTTATTTGTTACCAGCCCCGTTTTCTCGTCGTCCGATCCCAACCAGGCAACAGGCGTCATTAACAGCGCCGTATTACTTAACCGAGTCGCTGATAAACTGCTTAGCGAAAAAGA from Gynuella sunshinyii YC6258 carries:
- a CDS encoding helix-turn-helix transcriptional regulator, whose amino-acid sequence is MTGKDSSHHVLVPEVVLLAPLPGHLKKRFSNALVMMNEQLEKNWTWEQIARHCAISPAHFHRQFKSLFNETPGHYLSRLRLQKATDHLLNNQRLSVTEIAQYCGFSSSQAMGKALKRQLGVTARAIQNMAINGTPRETGELLMKLAQPSECPDGSAVEELLAETIPAELIWLPKRTARTVRVKSADWDDLYDQFGDDIGNLMVLTPIAQLNHSWQLIEATVCDWSGDVSQHDLVLPEGHYLCCEVLIATPAAYLAALEGLFQIADQRGLDVVADGLLVEQILGGSEKEGGIFAFQIPVLE